CTCCCAATGACGCGGCGCTGCCATTTGGCGTATTGCTCAACGGTTATAACCGGATACCCACTAATTCCTGGTCATTTAATGATGTGGCCACTGACGACGCAGTGACAAATGACCAGAGCAACAGTTTCCTGAAAATAGCGAACGGACAGTGGACGGCCAATAACAATCCGTTGAGCCAGTGGACCAACGCCTATGCGGCTATCCAGTATCTTAACATCGTCTTGCGCGACGTGGATACGGTACGCTGGGTGTCAGATCCCATAGTAAGTAAATTATTTGCCATGCGGATAAAAGGGGAGGCCGCCGGTTTGCGCGCTCTTTTCTATTACCATCTGCTGCAGGCCCACGCCGGTGTATCTGAAAGCGGCGCTGTGCTGGGAGTACCCATTATTACCGCAGTGCAGGGGCCTAATGCTGATTTCAATACGCCCAGGGCAACCTTTGAGGCTTGTATGAAACAAATTTACAGTGACCTGTCGATGGCGGACGATTTGCTTCCGCTGGATTACGAAAATATTGCAGGTGCCGCATTCATTCCTGCGAAGTATGGCACTATTACCAAAGAGCAGTATGACCGTGCTTTCGGCTCCGCTTTCCGGGGATTCTTCACGGGGCGCGTAGCAAAGGCAATCCGGTCAAAGGCCGCATTACTGGCTGCCAGTCCGGCTTTCAGTGCAGGTAGCACCACTACCTGGGCCGATGCGGCCGACTATGCAGGAGAAGTGCTTTATCTGAAAGGTGGCGTCAGCGCTTTGGCTTCCAATGGCCTTACCTGGTATGCCAATGCAAGTGAAATTGCCGGTCTCGCTGATGGCGCCAACCCCGCTGAAATACTCTGGAGGAACAATTACGGCGATAACCGCGACCTGGAGCAGGCTAACTATCCACCGGGACTGTTTGGCAATGGGCGTATCAATCCAACACAAAACCTGGTAGACGCTTTTCCTATGGCTAACGGAATACCGATTACCAATACCGGCAGCGGTTATGATGCAACGAAACCATACGCCAATAGAGACCCCCGGCTACGCATGTTTATTTTAGTGAATGGCGGTACCGCCGGGCCGAATAATACCGTCATCAGTACTGCTGCGGACGGTGGCACAAATGATGGGCTCAACATAGTGGGAACATCTACCAGGACCGGTTATTATCTCCGCAAGCTGTTGCGGCAGGACGTAAACCTGAATCCTACTTCCACCAACAACCAGCGGCACTACAAGCCGCATATCCGGTATACGGAGATTTTTCTCAACTACGCAGAGGCGGCCAATGAAGCCTGGGGCCCGTTAGGAGCCGGAAGGTATGGCATCTCCGCCTATGATGTGATCAGGGCTATCCGGAAAAGAGCCGGTGTAGGCACCACCAATGGCGATGCCTGGCTGGAAGAAGCGAAAGGCAGTAAAGACCTGATGAGAGACCTTATCAGGAATGAGCGGAGAATAGAATTGTGCTTTGAAGGGTTTCGCTTCTGGGACCTGCGCCGCTGGAAGGTGGACCTTGGCGAAACGGCTAGGGGAGTGAGCATAAAGAATAATGTTTCGGCCGTGATAAATGTGGAGCCCAGGCAGTTCCAGCCATTCATGGCTTATGGCCCCATACCTTATGGAGAAATACTGAAGTTTGGCGCGCTGGAACAAAACAAAGGCTGGCGTTAATAAAAAGCAGGACAGGTGATCATTTTTAATTGATTTTTTGAAAACAGCAAAGATGAAAAAGTTTTTAATGCCCGTGGTATTACTGCTGCTCGCAGCATGTAACAAAAACGTAACGTTTCCCGACTATCCTTATCAAACGGTATACTTCGCTTATCAATACCCCGTGCGCACCATCACTTTCGGAGAAGATATCTTCAGCACAGAGCTGGATAACCAGCGGAAATGTAAAATCATGGCTGCAACGGGTGGTGTTTATTACAGCAAAAACGATGTGAACATCAGTATAGCGGTAGATAATACCCTGTTGGGGAACGGGTTGCTGTTTGGCGCCGGTAAAGATGAGATTCTGCCCATGCCCGCTAAGTATTATTCATTGGCAGACAACAAAATCATTATTCCCAAAGGCAGCCTGGCCGGCGGCGTGGAAGTGCAGCTGGCGGACGCCTTTTTTAATGATCCGAAGGCAATTAAGAATACCTATGTGATTCCATTACGTATAACCGATAAATCAGGCGCGGATTCTGTCCTGAGCGGAAAAGATTTTATTCTGTATGCCGTCAAATACGTGAATGAGTGGCATGGTAACTACCTGCGCAGAGGGAAAGATGTTGTATCAGGAAGCGTAAATCAAACCATCGTGCGGCATAAGGAGTATGTGGAAAAAGATGAGGTCAATAAGTTAAGTACAAGGTCCATGAAGGAACTGGAGTTTCCGGTAGTATACAAAGACAAAGACGGCAATAACATCAACTGTACGTTGCTGCTCTCCTTCCAGGACGGCGGGAAATGTACGGTTTCTGCAGTAACCGCCAATATCAGCGCTACGGGAGATGGACAATTTGTAAAGAGGGGAGAGAAGAACAGCTGGGGAAACAAAGACCGCGATGCGCTTTATCTTACCTACCAGGTTACCCTGCCTGGTATGCAGGTGTCTTCATCGGACACGCTGGTACTCAGGGACCGGTCTGTCACCATGGAAACATTTACGCCTGTGAGTAAATAATATTTCACCCCTGACGAAGGCACAAAATGATAACAGCCCCTGTTTGCCACGGGGCTGTTATCATTTTGGCTGTTTGACTACTCAAGCGCCTTATCCCTTTGCATCCTGGCCATAAATTCGGAGGGCAGCACATTGTATTTTGCCTTGAATGATTTGGCGAAATAGTTGGGCGTGGAGAAGCCTACCTGATAGGCGATTTCAGCAATGGTCAGGTCACTTTTTTTCATCAGCATGGCGGCTTTTTCCAAGCGGTAAGACCGGATATATTCTACCGGGGTCTGGCCGGTTAATTCCAGTAATTTATTGTACAGCGAACTCCTGCTCATCCCTAGTTCCTTGCTCAGGCTTTCGACCGAAAGTTGGGAATCTGTCAGGTTTTCTTCCAGGTGGCCCGCGATCCGCGCCATTAACTTTTCTTCCGATGATACCTTTTCAATTTCAGGCGCAAGTAATTTTATTTGTTTGGTATACGTGTTTTTCAGGGTGTGGTTGAGATGCAGGAGGTTTCTGATCTTGGCATGCAGTATTTCGAAGTTAAATGGTTTGGTAATATAGTCGTTGGCGCCTGTTGCCAGTCCAGCGATCTGTTGGGCTTCATGGGTGAGCGCGGTGAGCAATATTACCGGTATATGACTGGTCCGTTTATCCGACTTTAACTTTTGCAATAAGCTGATACCATCCATTTGCGGCATAGTGATATCACTGACGATCAAATGCGGATGCTGTAACAGGGCTTTTTGCCAGCCGTCTTTCCCATTGGCGGCTTCTATTATTTTGTAATTCCTGCAAAGGTTATCTTTAAGATAGAACCGGAAGTCGTCATTGTCTTCCACGATGAGTACAACAGCCTTGTCCTGACTGTCCGGCAATTCCCCGCGGGCCTGCGATGCTGCTGCTGCCTGTTCCTGCGGTGTTGTTTCAGCGACGGACAACAACGGATGGTCAGGCGGCGCCTGTTTTGCCGGGTTTTCTGCTACTGCTTTCAATGGCAGTTCTATGGTGAATGTAGCGCCCTGTCCCGGTTCGCTGTCTACGTCAATTGTGCCGCCATGTATTGTTACAAATTCTTTCGTAATAGACAGGCCTATGCCGATTCCCTGGTTTAATATGGTGGAAGCGGTATCTGTCTGAAAGAAATGTTCGAAGATCCTGTCTTTTTTATCTTTGGGAATGCCGACGCCGGTATCTTTTACTGTTATCCGGACCCATTGCAGGCAGGCAGCTTCATCTGCGTTCAACAGCTGCAGCGTGACGGTAACCGCGCCTTTTTCCGATGTAAACTTAAAGGCGTTGGAGAGCAGATTGAAAAGGATACGTTCTGTTTTGTCATGGTCAAATAGAACATACAGTACTTCGGGGCCACTGATAAAAGTGAATTGTATGTTCTTTCTTTCGGCAAAATCACGGAAAGAGTCTGTAACCTCCCTGATAAAAGCTACAAAATCTCCCGCTGTCGGCTGTAGTTTTAGCTCCTGTTCTTCCATTCTCCTGAAGTCCAGTAATTGGTTGACCAGGTTAAGCAGCCGCCTGGAATTTCTTTTGATCATGTTTAGCCTGTCGAGGCGGGGACCGCTGCTTTCTCCACTAATGAGCTGTTCCACCGGGCCCATGATCAGTGAAATGGGTGTTCTGAAATCATGGCTGAGGTTGGTGAGGAATTTAATTTTAAGCCGGTCGATGTCTTGTAGTCTTTTTACTTCCAGCCTTTCCTGTTCCAGCAGGAATTTTTTCCTTATCCGCTTAATGCCGAGGTAACGGCTATATAGCAATAACAGGCAAATGGCGCAGACATAAAAGACGTATGCATAGATAGTACGCCAAAAGGGCGGGCGGACGTGGATTTTTATGGTGGTGTCCCTGCTGCTCCAGATTCCATCGTTGTTAGCGGCTTTGACGTGGAAGGTGTATTCTCCGGGATCAAGGTTCGTATAGGCGGCACTGTTGGCTGTGCCGGTATAGTTCCAGTCTTTATCAAATCCATCGAGTTTGTAGGCGTAATGGTTTTCGGTGGGAAGGGTATAGTTGAGCGCTACAAAACTGATGACAAAGTTTTGTTTGTAGGCCAGGCGGATGTTGTCGGCTACAGCAATATGTGCTGTAAGGGGACCGTCCTCATCGGGAAGTATCGATTTGTTGGATACCTTTAAATCTGTCAGCAGTACGGCCGGCGCATGTTTATTGAGGGTAAGGTCGGAGGGCGTAAAGTAATTAATGCCTTCCAGTCCGCCGAACATCAGGTCTCCGTCAGACAGGCGTATCCCGGAGTTATGAACGAAGTTGTTATTTTGAACGCCGTTATAGCGTGTATAGTTTCTGAATTTTTTTGACTCAACATGAAAACTGCTGATGCCCATGTTGGTACTTAGCCAGATAATACCGCTTTTATCTTCAATGATTTTGTAAATGGTCACGTTTTGCAGGCCGTCTTTTTCGGAAAAATTGATAAACCTTTTTTGCGTTTTGTCAAAATAACTCAGGCCGCCAAAGGTGCCTGCCCACATACGGCCTTTACTGTCGCACAACAATGTTTGCACTTTGTCACTGGGCAACAGGCTGTTGCTTTGCGTATAGATGTCCCACTGGCCCGTGCCCGGATAATAAACACCAACGCCGCCTCCATGGGTGCCGATCCAGATATTGCCTTCCGTATCTTCCTCAATGGCCCTGATATATCCGTTAAACGGCAGCTTTTTCTCATTGGGCCTGGTAGGGTCGGGATGAGGAGTATACCTGGTAACGACCTGCTCATTTTTGAGAACGTTCAGCCCTTCTCCGTTGGTGCCAACCCAAACGTTGCCTTTACTGTCTTCCTTTAGGCAAAAAATATCATTGGCGCCGGGATGGTCGCTCCCCGCGACTTTTGTAAGGTATTTATAGCTGCCGGTAGCGCTGTTTATGATAAGCAGGCCCAATGCATACGTGCCGATGTATAGTTTTTTGTCGCGGGTGTACTGGAGGGCCATAATGGCCGCTTTATTACCCTTTACCGGCAGCGGGATGTCAATGGGACGGACTTTCCCTGTTTTGCGGTTGAATTCAAACATGCCTCCGCCGTCGGTGGCCACAAAAACATTGCCTTCGCTGTTTTCCGCAAAGGCAGTGACAATGGACGACTGACGGCTATTTTCATGAAAAGCGGTACCTGGTTTAAAATTAAAGAGGTGCAGGTTCTTGTCATATTTATTAATCCCGCCCCTGAAAGTGCCTAACCAATAAATGCCCTGGTTGTCGTTATAGATACATCTTATCGACTGGTTGGTAAGACTGTAAATGTTCTCATCGGAGGGAAGATATTGATCAACAGTGTTTGTCCGGGTATTTAGCACCATGAGCCCTTCTTCGGTACCAATCCATAGCTGATGGTCTTTGTCAGGCCTGATGCAGTTAATTAATTTATTGTTCAGGAGCGGGATGGTATGATATGGGGAGATGCTGGTGCCGTCGGGTTGCAATGTATAC
This window of the Chitinophaga varians genome carries:
- a CDS encoding RagB/SusD family nutrient uptake outer membrane protein, which produces MKINIVILLACLLLVTGCKDLLVPEIENIRDLNPGKYPPNDAALPFGVLLNGYNRIPTNSWSFNDVATDDAVTNDQSNSFLKIANGQWTANNNPLSQWTNAYAAIQYLNIVLRDVDTVRWVSDPIVSKLFAMRIKGEAAGLRALFYYHLLQAHAGVSESGAVLGVPIITAVQGPNADFNTPRATFEACMKQIYSDLSMADDLLPLDYENIAGAAFIPAKYGTITKEQYDRAFGSAFRGFFTGRVAKAIRSKAALLAASPAFSAGSTTTWADAADYAGEVLYLKGGVSALASNGLTWYANASEIAGLADGANPAEILWRNNYGDNRDLEQANYPPGLFGNGRINPTQNLVDAFPMANGIPITNTGSGYDATKPYANRDPRLRMFILVNGGTAGPNNTVISTAADGGTNDGLNIVGTSTRTGYYLRKLLRQDVNLNPTSTNNQRHYKPHIRYTEIFLNYAEAANEAWGPLGAGRYGISAYDVIRAIRKRAGVGTTNGDAWLEEAKGSKDLMRDLIRNERRIELCFEGFRFWDLRRWKVDLGETARGVSIKNNVSAVINVEPRQFQPFMAYGPIPYGEILKFGALEQNKGWR
- a CDS encoding DUF5627 domain-containing protein; translation: MKKFLMPVVLLLLAACNKNVTFPDYPYQTVYFAYQYPVRTITFGEDIFSTELDNQRKCKIMAATGGVYYSKNDVNISIAVDNTLLGNGLLFGAGKDEILPMPAKYYSLADNKIIIPKGSLAGGVEVQLADAFFNDPKAIKNTYVIPLRITDKSGADSVLSGKDFILYAVKYVNEWHGNYLRRGKDVVSGSVNQTIVRHKEYVEKDEVNKLSTRSMKELEFPVVYKDKDGNNINCTLLLSFQDGGKCTVSAVTANISATGDGQFVKRGEKNSWGNKDRDALYLTYQVTLPGMQVSSSDTLVLRDRSVTMETFTPVSK
- a CDS encoding hybrid sensor histidine kinase/response regulator transcription factor, which encodes MCKYTFTFLCCLLCLAKTGRTQTGHLNFTSLTAKDGLVSNGVNAITKDHYGLMWFATDDGLNKFDGTHFTVYRHRPDDVSSLRANEILTLHEDEAGNLWIGTSGGGLSLYDRKKDAFVHFPLHADAPQLPPNAVILDISSDTSGNIWIAQFEHLFKLTPGSRHISQINLVAGEEGQETKLNPRCLFVDRNQQIWIGTTHGLYRYTPSTGAVKRIANNKTGCTSQDNEIKSITGDHDGQIWVGTATGLYTLQPDGTSISPYHTIPLLNNKLINCIRPDKDHQLWIGTEEGLMVLNTRTNTVDQYLPSDENIYSLTNQSIRCIYNDNQGIYWLGTFRGGINKYDKNLHLFNFKPGTAFHENSRQSSIVTAFAENSEGNVFVATDGGGMFEFNRKTGKVRPIDIPLPVKGNKAAIMALQYTRDKKLYIGTYALGLLIINSATGSYKYLTKVAGSDHPGANDIFCLKEDSKGNVWVGTNGEGLNVLKNEQVVTRYTPHPDPTRPNEKKLPFNGYIRAIEEDTEGNIWIGTHGGGVGVYYPGTGQWDIYTQSNSLLPSDKVQTLLCDSKGRMWAGTFGGLSYFDKTQKRFINFSEKDGLQNVTIYKIIEDKSGIIWLSTNMGISSFHVESKKFRNYTRYNGVQNNNFVHNSGIRLSDGDLMFGGLEGINYFTPSDLTLNKHAPAVLLTDLKVSNKSILPDEDGPLTAHIAVADNIRLAYKQNFVISFVALNYTLPTENHYAYKLDGFDKDWNYTGTANSAAYTNLDPGEYTFHVKAANNDGIWSSRDTTIKIHVRPPFWRTIYAYVFYVCAICLLLLYSRYLGIKRIRKKFLLEQERLEVKRLQDIDRLKIKFLTNLSHDFRTPISLIMGPVEQLISGESSGPRLDRLNMIKRNSRRLLNLVNQLLDFRRMEEQELKLQPTAGDFVAFIREVTDSFRDFAERKNIQFTFISGPEVLYVLFDHDKTERILFNLLSNAFKFTSEKGAVTVTLQLLNADEAACLQWVRITVKDTGVGIPKDKKDRIFEHFFQTDTASTILNQGIGIGLSITKEFVTIHGGTIDVDSEPGQGATFTIELPLKAVAENPAKQAPPDHPLLSVAETTPQEQAAAASQARGELPDSQDKAVVLIVEDNDDFRFYLKDNLCRNYKIIEAANGKDGWQKALLQHPHLIVSDITMPQMDGISLLQKLKSDKRTSHIPVILLTALTHEAQQIAGLATGANDYITKPFNFEILHAKIRNLLHLNHTLKNTYTKQIKLLAPEIEKVSSEEKLMARIAGHLEENLTDSQLSVESLSKELGMSRSSLYNKLLELTGQTPVEYIRSYRLEKAAMLMKKSDLTIAEIAYQVGFSTPNYFAKSFKAKYNVLPSEFMARMQRDKALE